Genomic DNA from Harpia harpyja isolate bHarHar1 chromosome 13, bHarHar1 primary haplotype, whole genome shotgun sequence:
AATTCAGTGTTATATGGGCTGGCTTCGCTGTTGTCAGCAGGACACTGCGCTGGAAGACTTTTCCTTTAATACCAACTGCCAGCTCTGTGTCATACTTGCTCCTTTGAACATAAACACTGGGACAGTGCGCTGAATTCCTGGGGGTGGTTACTGGGAGGGTTTTACTGGGAGTCAGCGGCCTTGTAATGTGGCTTGAGGTGGCCTGTGAGTCACCTTCCTCTTCTCACTCACCTGAGCAGATCCAGGTATTAACACCGGCTCGGCCAAAGCCAAGATCTGCGTCGTGTTTCTTGACAAAGCCATCAGTGAAGCCTTAATTATAACGTGGCTGTCATTAAGGTCATGTCGCTAATGTGTTTACATGGCAGAGCATAATGTGCCTTCAGTCAGCAGAGTTCAGGGAGTCAGCCTGGGTCCTCCCGGGCTGGTTTCTTTGTGTCTGGGCCAAAGGAAAAtagagggggggggcagggggaaccaACTTTGATGCTCCTGGGAAAACTTCTGATATTTCCAATTGTTAGTGTTGTCCTCCCAGCCTGTTGTCATCGCTTAGCTGCTGTGGTGAAGTATAGCCATaaagggctgggtttttttggaaaataaatgcatgttgGTTGACAGGGGCATGCTAacataataaatgaaaataagattttgtaGTTTTGAGGGGGAGGTTGTCAGTACATTATTTACTTTCAGCTGCTCAAAGTGAGGCGGACATAGTGCTGTGCTTCTCAAAGCAATGGCTGTGTTTCGGGCAGCGCTAAGCTGCCTTTCGCTGAACACGTAGTTTGTGTTTTGGATGCTGTTCGAACAGGGCCTGCTCTTTCCCCAGGGCAGAGAGCACGCAGAATAAATTGTTGTGGCACTGTACAAATGCAGGATGCTCCTAGAAATCACGCGGTTTGGAACAAAAGTGCCCGGTGCTGGCTTGCATTAAAGGCAAAGGATTCATGCTTCCCTTGCTGCTGCCACTGCGGGACTGCAGCTTTAGGGACCTGACAAAGCCTAACATCTCCCTATAAGATCCCTTCCCTGGTGCTGGTGTCTTGTAACTTCAGGTCTGAACATCTAACTGTAGCATGGTGCTTGAGCATTCATTTCCCTCTGTGTTTCTCTGTAGCAGATTTCTGAATTCTTCTCCTTCAGTTAATGCTCATTAGCTTTGAATTTTCTCTGAAGCAAATTACCTTTTCCCATTCTCTTTCATTGCTTCCAGTGCACCTTCAAAGGAATGAAGTGCAAATTTGATGGAGAGGCAGATTTGCATGCTCTGTTCACTTCCTTTATTTTCATGTAGCAGctggtgaggaggaagaagccgGTGTTTTCCAGGCGGCCTTTCCTATCGGTTCTGTGGAGTCGGGAAGTCTGCAGCTCCAGCAATAGACAAAGTATTGGTGTGCAGTGCTGATAATCTTCTTTGCTGGCCCTAAAGTGGTTTGAATGTTATTGAGTGGTAATTGAGCACATGCGGTACCGGCGTGTAGATGGTGGTTTTGCAGTTTAGGATACCCTGAGCACTGACTTAACACGCAGTGCTTAATATTCTGGAGCTGCATTTCAGAAAAGGGATGAGGTTCAGTCTGTAACGAATGTCCTTCCTGGTGCACTTCAGTCACGAGCTCGTGGAGGTGAGTGGAAATCCCCAGACGGTCTGTAAGGCTTGGTTTGGCTCTCGTGTTGATTAGGGGTTCCTTAGCTTAAGAGGCATTAAGATAGCAACTGAAAAGCTGGAATGCAAGGTATGAGGGTGTGGGACGTGTGTGCAAGCGCTCTGGTACCAGTGTCAGCTCTCTGAGGCTGCTTCTTTCTCATCTACTTCAAAGTCGTAGCCTCTGCAGATTTCAGGAGGCCAgataaaaacacagaagagagTGCCTGAGCTGAAATGCAGGAAttccatgttggtttttttttttctttttttttaactcttcctgGTCtgggttttaaaacaaattttactaATAACTTTCCATTTACaataagaaatgttttccttggcACCTGGAGGCATATGACCGTGACGTTGTTGTAAGATTAaaggctttccttttctttttttttcctacgcTGTAGggttatttgatttttttaaaacaaaaacaccttCTGTTCTAAATTACCTGTGCCTCTCAAGAACTGGTTTGTAAAAGAAATCTCTTTGTTTCTGCAGGTGGTACAAGCTTCGCTCCAAaccagggaaaaaggaaaaggagagaggtgAGATTGAAGTGGATATCCAGTTTATGAGGAGCAACATGACAGCCAGTATGTTTGATCTGTCCATGAAAGACAAGTCTCGCTCTCCCTTTGGCAAGCTCAAAGACAAGCTcaaggggaagaggagcagcGGCCTTTCTGACACGGCATCGGCAATCATTCCCAGCACGACTCACTCCCCCGCTGACAGTGAAGATGAGTCcattgagaaggaaaagaagaaatcaaagttCAAAACCCTGTTTTCCAAACCTGGCCTGCAGAAGACCTCCCTCTCCCAGTCCATGTCAGTCCTTCCGACACAGCAGCCTGTCACCGAGAGGGTTCGGCTTCGGCCCAGCGACTTCCAGTCGCAATGGGACGATGAGGAGTCTGAGACCTCTCCAACCTCAGAAAGTGAGTATTGGCACTCACTGCACTGATGAAGCACAAAGCCTTTCTCAAAGGTTTGCTTGCGCTTTTCACGCTTTTTAGAGTACTAGTTAAATTCTTCTTACTGAATGAATCCAGAGAAAGTCACTTGTGTCCACGGTGGCGGGTATGCATGTAGGATGTTAGACACTCACAGCTAAGCTTACCTTGGGATAGCATAGAAACTGTGCGCAAGCAATGTCTGCACGCATTGGCGGTGCAGCTTCACAGTAAGTGATCTGTGGTGGTTTTAGGTCATTGAATGGTGCGTGCGATCCGGTCTGCCGAGGGCTGGCAGTGGTAGGGGACCCAGAAGGTTTAGAAGTGGCTGGTATAGTCACGCTTGCAGTGTATCTGTTGCTGCAGTCCATTAATGACTGTGAAGCACTGAGGTTATCAGTAGGGAGTGTCAGAGGAAAGGATGTTCTTGCATCTGGAATTTCtccctgtttattttttccagaagccTTTGGAAATGCCCTGGAAGAGAAGTCCTCTCCTTCTCCTGTATTTAAATCTCGTAAAACAGCAACTTTGGACAGCAGGCAACTAAACCAAGTAACCACTAACCACACCAAGAAAGAAGGGCTCTCTTTATTCAGTGGCCTCAAATCCAAAAGCGATCCCATTTCCAAGTCTAGTCTGTGTATCAATGGCAGTCATGTTTATATGGAAGAGAGCGTGAAGAAGGACAACACTCCagcctcttccccctctcctcacAACTTCAGGAGAAAGCAGCTCTTTGCTTCAGAAGAGAACCTGTCTTCCGGATCTACTAAAGGACCTGAAGAGACGGGAAGAACATCTCCTAGTCATGCTTTCTCTGGGTCTGCATCTCTGGAGACCTTTAAATCTATGACTTTGCCGTCATACAAATTGCTTAGCAGTGAAGAGTACCTGGAAACCAGTGTTCCTCCGAGTGTCGAGGTTATTAAAGAGACCAAAAAAACAGACCACAAAAAGTCTGCCTTGCTGTCTCTGGTCACTGGGAAGAAAGAAGCAGTGAAGACCAGTGATGCTGAGAATGTTCCCGACAGGACCCTGCACGATGAAGAAAACAAAGTTCCAGAAGAGAAGAGTGAACAAGAGGCTAAACGTCTTGAACTTCCAGCAAATTTAAGCAGAGGGAATCCTTCAGAAGACAGTCACCGCGCAGAAGGCGTCTTTGCAAATAAGCAGCCGCTCAACCCGTTTGAGGAAGAACGGAAACCTGAAAAAGCTACTGCACCGGTGAAGACCAAAGCTGTCAAGCCCAGGTCAGTCACTTTTGCTTCAGAGGCTGACATAAATAGCGATGTGCAGCGGTGGTGGCCGGCTTTAACTAGGCTGCTTCCTGCCCCAGAGCAGCGCTTCTCAACTTGGCATCCTGTGTGAGGCAGAAGCGTGTTACTGTGCAGGGTACCTGGTGGTTTTAAGCTGGCCATTGGGTGCTTTGATAACAAATAATAACTCCGAGTTCTTTCTCGGTATGAAAAAGAGATTGATATAGGGATGTTCCTTATAATTGATGCTGAAATAGTGGTTCTCTGAGTGCAGGCATCTTTGCAGGTACTGCAGGGGTGACTTTTCTTGCTGGATCTCTTGCAAAAACTAACTTCTTATGAGCTGTGCGACTTCAATGTACCCAGGGTCTGAAATACCGGTTCTAACATCTCTACTTTTCTGTATTTGGCTGTGGTCTTCAAAAGTGGTAATCTTGGAGCCCTTCTGCTTTTGGCGTTGTTCACAGCAACATGAAGGACATTTGTGTGAATTTGTACACAAGGCTTTTTTGGAAATTCTGCTCCTTTAtccttcatatatatatatgtgtgtatatatatataaaatgtgtctggttttatatatatatgggtgTGTCCTACTAATAAGGCTACGTTTTGCGTCTCTAACTCCTTATTTTCAGTGCTTCTCATGTTTAAACGTCTTGCATATGAAGTGTCTTACCTACTAATAAAATTGCTTGGGGTGCAAAAGATGAGATAGTGCTTAAGCAGCTACCGCAGTAACGTCTGCAAACTCTACAGCAGAAGTGTTCTGACATAAATTGAGTGCTTTGTAAAGACGCCTTTAAGTACATAAAGCCTATCAGATAGGCTCTGAGGTCTCTTGGAAGTATAATTCAACTCCAGTGTTAGGAGTTGATGGAGTCTGGTGCTAAAGCTTGTCTGTTCCTGCCTCGTATTGCATCCGCAAGTGACATGCGAGTTTTTTGTCCCTTTTTGCAGACTGGGCGTGTCTTCAGAGGAGGAAACCAAAGCCACGCTTCCTACTCTTGCACCTGAttcccttcctgcttttctttctgtacacCATATCAGTAGTGACAATAAtccttttatttctaaaatgggACAAAAAGTCCAAGTGCCAGACTCTGAAAACATTACTAGTTCTCCTGCATCTCttacttctcctcctccttttgctgcAGAGCTTTTGAATGGCAAGAACCCCTTTACTCCCGAGTGGGGCAGGGCATCCGCAGCCCTGGATCCCAAAGGCACTGCCCGTTTCCCTTCGTCCCATCATCTTGCAGCCTCTGTTCCCAAAATGACTCTTCCTGGGCAGGTCTCTGGTAGCGGTAATAATCCTTTTGCTTCTGAATGGGGGCAGAGCTCATGGGGCCAGGGTCCTGAAAGCTCTGATACGCGGGCTTCCTGGGGTCTCTCTCGCCCACCTGCACCTTCTCTCCCCTCTGATTGTCATTTTAATGACAATAATCCCTTTGCATCCAAGCTTGGGTGGGAAGCAGATGCGCCAggtttcaaagctgttgctagtTCTTCCCCTTTCTGCCTTCCGTGTGATGAAGACTGTTCCTCAGCAGAACGCCCTGCTGAGCTGAAACACTCTGGTTGTGATGCTTCAGGGAGCTCTTCAGATGTGGCTTTAACTAGTAATGTCAAAGCTATGTCAAACCCCCTTGGCACTCTTTCTGACAACCCTGGTGTGGCTCCAAAGAAGCAGTGTGATTCTCCCCAGCTTCAGGTTGAGACTTCTTTGAAAACAAGTGGGCTAGACCACAGGAAATCGGTGTCCTTTTTCCTCGATGGATCGGAGGGTGTTACTTCAGGTGATGAGGATTCGGGTGGGCAGGAATGTGAAAAGCAGCACTCTGATTTCGGTGAAATGTTACTTATGGGTTCAGATGCAACAGGAGAGCATGCAGGGTTTACTCGTGAACTGGAAGCAGCGTGCTACCCGTCGTCAAAACTCTCTAGTGACAGCATAGGTCCCATCCGAAAGAGCGAGTCTGCTGTTCCGGGTGGTGTGGAACTAGGCAGTGTAAATACTGAACCCTGTGCAAAGGACAACAAAGGCTTTGCATCTGTCTCAAAGTATAATAATAGCCTCTTGCCAGGGATCGGTGCTGAACAGCCACCTTCCCCCAAGAGTGAGctgaaagagaaggaggagatCTTTGGtgaaaagagatggaaagaacATGCACCCACATTAGAGCCCCAAGCAACTCCACTTGATAAAAATGACTCATTTTCTCAAGTAGGACCTGCCAAATCAACCTTGGGAGCTTGCACGCAGTCCCCTCAGGAAGCCGATGTAGGGAGGGCTGGCAGTGACGGGTTAGTCACTCCAAAGCCAGCACCACGGCTGTCTTTAACACTGAAAAAGTGCCCACTGGTTTCTCAGGCCGATGAGTTAAGTGGTGATGTGCCTTCTTCAGGCGATAGTGTAAAATCTGCACCTGGACTCCTGTTACCTAATGATAAAGCCTCAGATGCTCGTGGGTGCCTCCCCCAAAGTGGCTCATTAGAGACTATCACTCCACCAGTGATGCTCGGAGATGACAGCAATaataggcatttaaaaaatgaaggtgGCGATTTATTTGACTGTCTTACAAATCTAAAGTCTGCCATTCCTGTTACCGGAGACCGTGGTTTGAAACTGGCCGCTCTTCCAGTTATTCCGGAGGGAGGTTCCGATGATGAGCTGCTGGGTGACTGTCAGGAGAACCGTGGTGTCGCTGCAGGTGATAATGTTTCAGAGACTGGAAAGCAGTCCCTAGATTTAATCCCTTTGCATGAAGAACTGAAAGAGCACTCCGATAGCTCTGCTGCAGCCCAAGTAACCCCAGCTgctctgggaggaggaggaggaggaggaagtgctCCTGGTACTTGTAAGCCAAGCAAATCGCCCATGCTGCCTGCCAGAGTAGATGTTCACAGTGTCAATAACCAGGTAGCTGACTCAGGCTTAGGTACGATGTCTCATTCCAGGGAGCGTAATAGTCATTTTGAGaaacaagaactgaaaataaGTGCGGGTGTTGAGGAGCGTGCAGAGTGTGACTTCTTTGAGccttctgtttcctcttcctccctgtcaAGTCCTTCCCAGCCCTACTCTTCCTCTCATTCCCTTCTCTCTGACGCCCCAAGTCGTAGAGCAGAGTCTCCGAAAAAGCCAACAGCCGAGGGCTTCGCAGATAAAGCAGGAAATTCTGGCAAGAAGAAGCTTCTTCAGGCATGGGTTTCACCCTCTGAAACATATCCTAACCAAACTCAGCAGAGTGGTGAAACCGTGTCTCCTAAGCACAGGTGAGAGAATATGGGAAATACACAGAAAGTACCTCAGTGCTGATGTGagccttgcttttttcttcctgtgagcGCAGAtctgtctctccagctgcagaAATTTACTGCACTTTGCAGTGATGTGGCATCGTACAGCCTTAACTTCCTCCGGCCCGTGGATTTGTTGGGGCCTGAGTCCTGTCACGCCAGCGTAGGATCATTGCTGGCACCAAATAAATCTGTATGGCTACTAAGGATGCCCAGAGCACTCGAGGGGACCTGATGTTCATAACAATGCTACCTCTTAGGAAAACTGTTAGGGAAACTTGGCAGCAGTTTAGGAAATAGGGTCGTTTCATCAGATTGGGGAAATGGACTGCAATTCATCCATTTTTCAGAAAtgggagtgttgtggtttaatagaacagaaaagaagaaactaataatgataacactaataaaatggcaacagtaatagtaaaaggattggaatgtacaaatgatgcacagtgcaattgctcaccacccgccgatcgatgcccagttagtccccaagcggcaaccccccctgcccccactccccccagtttatatactgggcatgacgtcacatggtatggaataccccgttggccagtttgggccagctgccctggctgtgtcctgtgccaacttcttgtacccctccagctttctctctggctgggcatgagaagctgaaaaatccttgactttacactaaacattacttaccaacaactgaaaacatcaatgttatcaacattcttctcatactgaactcaaaacatagcactgtaccagctactaggaaggcaattaactccatcccagctgaaaccaggacagggataATGGTCACAGGAAGCTTGATAAACTGGGATGCTTCCTTTCCTGGCCAAACTGGGCTCCTGAGCCTCGAAGTGAATCGCAGCAAGCGATGCAGCTAAAGCCTCTCTCTCCCAAGAACGAGTGGCTGCTTTCCAGAGCTGtctgcagctcctcctgcctgctgggctACTGTTGTCCGTGGAGTAGTGCCGCTGACCTGTCAGCCCTCAGTAATTTATCTGCAGAACTCCATCTAGGGTGCAGGACGCTTCTGGGCTGGCATTTGCTGAGATACAAGtaaaattttcttcctgtattgAAATTGGCAATATAAATCCTGCTCGAGCAGATAAAGATAGCACTTTTTGGCAGCTTATGGCAAAAGTTCAGATTGGAAAAGGTGTAATACATGTTTGTCCCAGGATAGAAGTAGTATTTGATGTGTTGCAAGAACCACAAATGTGTTCTCATTAGGAAAGTCAGGCTCAAATACTAGTGTGTGAGAGATCAGAGTAACTACTGCTGTGTAGtgccttctctgcttttcttttgtgacATACCATTCAGGATGTATTTCCCTTGTTACTGCTTCTTTACCTTCAATGCCTTAAGTCAATAAAGATAGTAGAAAGGGAACTGGAGTATACTTATAAAAAGCCTATAGCTCAGACAGAAATGCCTTGTCTTCCCAAAGCTGAACCTCTTATCTCTCTGGAGATAGAGAAGGGTAGGAATTTTCCCCAATTTCTTGCTATATTTGCTTTTAGTCTGAAGATCTGTGTAGTGCTGGTGTTGTATGTACTGCCTAAGTAACATGAGCCTGTTTTAATGTTACAGACTCCATCCTGTGAAGCCAATGAATGCCACAGCAAACAAGTCTCAAAGTAAAAACCTGAATGTCATCAGCACTATGAATGAAAAGCTGCTCGAGATGAACATGAAGGTATGGACAAAAGTGGCACTTTAAACCAAAGCTTAAGCAGTAAATTGAACAGAGTTTGTGTATTCAAGATAGTTTGCCTAGGCTTATATCTCACATATCCTGAGCAGAAAAAGAACAGTGGTTATTAGACAGCAGGGGATAtgaactttccttttccttttgtcagtCCCCAAAGGTGGGGACAgtctttaaatattctttttcttgcACACTGATCTGTAGTAGAATTGGTGCCTCTTGTTTGTGGAGGGTTTCTCAGTGGAAAGGAGTGCGGGGTGCTGTCTGACTCCCCAGCGGTGAGCAGGTTGTGTGTGAGCCATGCCGTGGCTGTGACAGGAACGACGGGTGACTCATGGATGGTGCTACCCCTGGAAGATAGTCCTGTCGGTGACGTGTGGGAGCTGCGTAACTTGGGTCTGCACAGAAGACTGGACAAATTAGTCACTGTTTATTGTCAGACGTGATTAGTCCCCAAAACTCAGTTTCACCCTGAAATAAG
This window encodes:
- the RAB11FIP1 gene encoding rab11 family-interacting protein 1 isoform X2, with amino-acid sequence MSGLGPAPAWVPTHVQVTVLRARGLRAKAAAGGGGSDAYTVMALGRDKFSTSVAERCQGQPLWREEATFELPPPPRPAALRLTVLHRALVGLDKFLGRAEVDLAALRADGGRRHTRWYKLRSKPGKKEKERGEIEVDIQFMRSNMTASMFDLSMKDKSRSPFGKLKDKLKGKRSSGLSDTASAIIPSTTHSPADSEDESIEKEKKKSKFKTLFSKPGLQKTSLSQSMSVLPTQQPVTERVRLRPSDFQSQWDDEESETSPTSEKAFGNALEEKSSPSPVFKSRKTATLDSRQLNQVTTNHTKKEGLSLFSGLKSKSDPISKSSLCINGSHVYMEESVKKDNTPASSPSPHNFRRKQLFASEENLSSGSTKGPEETGRTSPSHAFSGSASLETFKSMTLPSYKLLSSEEYLETSVPPSVEVIKETKKTDHKKSALLSLVTGKKEAVKTSDAENVPDRTLHDEENKVPEEKSEQEAKRLELPANLSRGNPSEDSHRAEGVFANKQPLNPFEEERKPEKATAPVKTKAVKPRLHPVKPMNATANKSQSKNLNVISTMNEKLLEMNMKKYDPSDPAYAYAQLTHDELIQLVLKQKDTITKKDLQVRELEDYIDNLLVRVMEETPNILRVSTSGNKKAGKM
- the RAB11FIP1 gene encoding rab11 family-interacting protein 1 isoform X1, giving the protein MSGLGPAPAWVPTHVQVTVLRARGLRAKAAAGGGGSDAYTVMALGRDKFSTSVAERCQGQPLWREEATFELPPPPRPAALRLTVLHRALVGLDKFLGRAEVDLAALRADGGRRHTRWYKLRSKPGKKEKERGEIEVDIQFMRSNMTASMFDLSMKDKSRSPFGKLKDKLKGKRSSGLSDTASAIIPSTTHSPADSEDESIEKEKKKSKFKTLFSKPGLQKTSLSQSMSVLPTQQPVTERVRLRPSDFQSQWDDEESETSPTSEKAFGNALEEKSSPSPVFKSRKTATLDSRQLNQVTTNHTKKEGLSLFSGLKSKSDPISKSSLCINGSHVYMEESVKKDNTPASSPSPHNFRRKQLFASEENLSSGSTKGPEETGRTSPSHAFSGSASLETFKSMTLPSYKLLSSEEYLETSVPPSVEVIKETKKTDHKKSALLSLVTGKKEAVKTSDAENVPDRTLHDEENKVPEEKSEQEAKRLELPANLSRGNPSEDSHRAEGVFANKQPLNPFEEERKPEKATAPVKTKAVKPRLGVSSEEETKATLPTLAPDSLPAFLSVHHISSDNNPFISKMGQKVQVPDSENITSSPASLTSPPPFAAELLNGKNPFTPEWGRASAALDPKGTARFPSSHHLAASVPKMTLPGQVSGSGNNPFASEWGQSSWGQGPESSDTRASWGLSRPPAPSLPSDCHFNDNNPFASKLGWEADAPGFKAVASSSPFCLPCDEDCSSAERPAELKHSGCDASGSSSDVALTSNVKAMSNPLGTLSDNPGVAPKKQCDSPQLQVETSLKTSGLDHRKSVSFFLDGSEGVTSGDEDSGGQECEKQHSDFGEMLLMGSDATGEHAGFTRELEAACYPSSKLSSDSIGPIRKSESAVPGGVELGSVNTEPCAKDNKGFASVSKYNNSLLPGIGAEQPPSPKSELKEKEEIFGEKRWKEHAPTLEPQATPLDKNDSFSQVGPAKSTLGACTQSPQEADVGRAGSDGLVTPKPAPRLSLTLKKCPLVSQADELSGDVPSSGDSVKSAPGLLLPNDKASDARGCLPQSGSLETITPPVMLGDDSNNRHLKNEGGDLFDCLTNLKSAIPVTGDRGLKLAALPVIPEGGSDDELLGDCQENRGVAAGDNVSETGKQSLDLIPLHEELKEHSDSSAAAQVTPAALGGGGGGGSAPGTCKPSKSPMLPARVDVHSVNNQVADSGLGTMSHSRERNSHFEKQELKISAGVEERAECDFFEPSVSSSSLSSPSQPYSSSHSLLSDAPSRRAESPKKPTAEGFADKAGNSGKKKLLQAWVSPSETYPNQTQQSGETVSPKHRLHPVKPMNATANKSQSKNLNVISTMNEKLLEMNMKKYDPSDPAYAYAQLTHDELIQLVLKQKDTITKKDLQVRELEDYIDNLLVRVMEETPNILRVSTSGNKKAGKM